Below is a window of Bacillaceae bacterium S4-13-56 DNA.
CCAAGAGGTTACGGTACCAACTTCACAAGTTGGGTTTTTATTCAGTGCATTTTTTGTGACCGTAGGATTGATTGTTTCCTCAAACGTAACGATATTCGGAGTGTTATTGGGGCCTGTTTGGCTCCCAATGTTGTTTGTCTTTCCCGGAGTAATAATAGGTAGTTTTATTAAGAAAATTATGAATAATATTTCTTAAAAACTATCCTCCTTTTCTATTAAAAGAGGATGTTTTTTAATGCCGAATACATAACAGAGTTACTTTGTGATTACGGCCATAAGAATGTACCACTTCTGCCATGTTTTTTACCAGCGATTGCCACACGGGACTTATCACTTGTTGCCAATGCGTTTACCAATGGGGTAACCTCAATAAAAGCGGATTTACAACGTTAAGGATTTTGAAAGATAAAAAGCCTAATCCCTTCGTATTTTTAGCGAGGTATTAGGCTTATGATATCCAACAATAGCGCCCTATAATTGAATAAGCTTATTTGATAAAATCGTTAATTAGTTGCTCTGTTGTGAGTGTTGTGGCAAATTCATCATGCAATGTAGTTAGAGATATCTAGCTGTTAATTGACCTTTATAATAATCTTCCCGATATTTTTGTTGTTCTCCATATGTTCATGTGCTTGTTGGATTTGATCAAAAGCAAATACATGATCAACAACTGGACGAAGCTTGTTATTACGAAAAAGCTCTAGAGTTTTAGAGGAAAATTCGGATGTTAGTGCTGCCTTGTATTCATCGCTTCTTGGTGTGAGCAGCGTTCCAGTCAGCTGGATCCGTTTTGAGATTACATCCATTAAATTGAACTTTTCAATTTCTGCACCACCTAAAATTCCAATCAACACCCATCGTCCATCTACTTTTATACTAGCAAGATTTTTTCTCCAATAGGATGCACCAATGAAATCAAGGATTAAATCAACCCCTTGATTTTTGGTCGTATTCAATACTTCCTCATCAAAATTCTGTTCTTTATAGTTTATACAAGCATCTGCGCCTAATGACCGACAAAAGTCTAACTTCTCTTTGGAACCGGCTGTTGTAATTACATTCGCTTGTCCAATTTGTTTGGCAAGCTGAATCGCTGCCGTTCCCACTCCACTTCCGCCCGCATGAATTAACACGTTTTTACCTTCACGTAATTGTCCTATCCAAAATAACGTTTGGTAAGCAGTCAAAAATACTTCAGGAATAGCTGCAGCCTCTTCAAATGAAAGGTTTTCCGGAATCACCATCGCTCTATCATCCGGCATCACTACGTATTCTGCATAACCACCTCCATTCACAAGTCCCATAACGTTCGTGCCAACTGCTGTTTTTGCACCTGCACCCGCTTTTTCAACAGTTCCAGCAACTTCGACACCTAAAATCAGATTGTTCAAATAACCTGAACTGCTTTCCCTATTAACGATATCTGTTCGATTAACAGCTGCAGCCTTTACTTTGATTAATAATTCTCCGTCTTTTGGGATTGGTTTAACATATTCTTCAATTTGTAATTGTTCCGCGCCGCCCGGTTGTTTAACAATGATTGCTCTCATGGATGTTCCTCCTCGTATATTACTTGTAGCTCTTCCTTAACCTTTCAGAAAAATTTCACTGAAAATTGGATAGCAATATTAGTTTTCCTTCAAATTGAAAAAATTTGATCAAAATAGCCTCTTTAAATATATCTCTAGAATGATTTTTATAAGTAGGTTTAGTTATTTACTACCTCTGTTGCTTAAATTGGGGTGCTAATGGATAAATATGGTAATTCAATTTTGCAGCTATATATTAACCATCATTTTGTTACTCAACCTTTATGGAAAGGTTATTCAAAAGAATAGAGCATCTTTTAAATATTTTCTCTACTTTCTCCATTGTATTCGTTCAGGTTTCGCCTTAGGGACATTGGGACAGGTTTATTGTCCCATTTCTGTTTGTATATCCGATATCCTATTAGGCTCTTTCCTGTCCCTTTTTCATTAAGAGCCACAGGACAAAATTAAAATCCTGATAAAGAAATTTTTAAATAAAACCCTTTAAACAATTTGGTTATTCATATTAGTAAACAAGCGAATTTGGCTATATTCCATCCGAAATGGGGTTTGACAAATTACAAAAGATTCGTTCCACCAAGAGGTTACAGTACCAATTTCACAAGTTGTATTTGGATGAAACCAGTATTATCAAAGGTCTTGGATTTTTGTCCGTTGGCTCTAACAAAAAATTATTTGGGATAGCGGCAGGGAACTTGGTGGGACATGGTTCCTGTCCCTGCGTCCCTTGATCGTTCTTTCTTATTTTGGAAAATTCCTTCACGGTGGTTTCCAAATAAATATTTTTGCAGGGGATCAGCACCCCTGTTTCCTTAATCTTGTAATAATTCAATTGTCCTCCTGATTGTCGTCCCCA
It encodes the following:
- a CDS encoding NAD(P)H-quinone oxidoreductase codes for the protein MRAIIVKQPGGAEQLQIEEYVKPIPKDGELLIKVKAAAVNRTDIVNRESSSGYLNNLILGVEVAGTVEKAGAGAKTAVGTNVMGLVNGGGYAEYVVMPDDRAMVIPENLSFEEAAAIPEVFLTAYQTLFWIGQLREGKNVLIHAGGSGVGTAAIQLAKQIGQANVITTAGSKEKLDFCRSLGADACINYKEQNFDEEVLNTTKNQGVDLILDFIGASYWRKNLASIKVDGRWVLIGILGGAEIEKFNLMDVISKRIQLTGTLLTPRSDEYKAALTSEFSSKTLELFRNNKLRPVVDHVFAFDQIQQAHEHMENNKNIGKIIIKVN